The nucleotide window GGCCAGCGGCCCCAAAAGGCCGCCCAGCCGCCCCACCGCCGCCGCCGTGCCAACACCGCTGGCGCGTATCTGCGCCGGGTAGTTCTCGGGCGAATAGGCGTACAGCGCACCCCAGGCGCCCAGGTTGAAGAAGGACAGCAGCGCGCCGAACAGCAGCAGCATCCCTTCGGTGCTGGCGTTGCCAAAGGCCCAGGCGCTGGCCGCCGTGCCCAGCAAATACACCACCAGCACGAACTTGCGGCCCACGCGCTCGATCAGCCAGGCGGCGGTGAAGTAGCCGGGCAGCTGCGCCAGCGTCATCCACAGCACGTATTCAAAGCTCTTGATCAGCGCAAAGCCCTTGCCGATCATCACGCTGGGCAGCCACAGGAACATGCCGTAGTACGAGAACACCACGGTGAACCACAGCACCCACAGCATCAGCGTGGCGCGGCGGTGCTCGGCCGACCACAGGCGCGCCAGCCGCGCCGTCCATGGCAGGCCGGCCGAGGGCGGCGCGGTGGGCTTGTCATCAGGCAGCTTGCGGCGCAGGTACAGCGCGTAAACGGCGGGCAGCGCGCCCAGGATCAGCGCCACGCGCCAGCCCATGTCCTTGTCGAACCGCGGCATGACGAAGTAGGCGATCAGCGCCGCCAGAATCCAGCCCAGCGCCCAGAAGCTCTCCAGCAGCACCACGATGCGCCCGCGCTCGTGCGCCGGCACGCGCTCCGACACATAGGTGCTGGCCACCGGCAGCTCGCCGCCAAGGCCCATGCCTATAAAGAAGCGCAGCACCATCAGCACCGCCAGCGTGCTGGCAAACGCCGACAGCCCGCTGGCAATGGCAAACAGCAGCAGCGTGATGACGAACACCTGCTTGCGGCCGATGCGGTCGGCCATCATGCCGAACATCATGGCACCCACCGCCATGCCGACGGAGTTGATGGCGCCCAGCCAGCCCATCTGCCCCGCCGACAGGCCCCAGTCGGCCTTCAGCGCCGCCAGGATGAAGGACAGCAGGCCGACGTCCATGGCGTCGAACATCCAGCCCAGCCCCGAGGTGACGAGCAGGCGGTTCTTCGACAGCGGCGGCTGGCCGGAGGCAGAAACGGTGGCGCTGGACATGGCGGCAGTCCCGGTGAGCAAAGGTGGCGCATCGTAGCCGCCTTTGACCCGCGCGCGGCACTTTTCTAGCCCCAGCGTGGCTCCCCCTTATCAAGTGGCCGCGGAGCAGGCCATGCCGGAACGCCGTGGCCGGACCTGCGCCGGCCACTGGTGTTGTCCCCCTCCGGGGGAAGGCGCGCCAGCGCCTCAGGGGGGTACAGTTCTTTATGGCCAAGGACAAAAGCATCTACACCTGCAACGACTGCGGCGCCACCAGCCCGCGCTGGCTGGGCAAGTGCCCTGGCTGCGGGGCG belongs to Ottowia testudinis and includes:
- a CDS encoding MFS transporter, which produces MSSATVSASGQPPLSKNRLLVTSGLGWMFDAMDVGLLSFILAALKADWGLSAGQMGWLGAINSVGMAVGAMMFGMMADRIGRKQVFVITLLLFAIASGLSAFASTLAVLMVLRFFIGMGLGGELPVASTYVSERVPAHERGRIVVLLESFWALGWILAALIAYFVMPRFDKDMGWRVALILGALPAVYALYLRRKLPDDKPTAPPSAGLPWTARLARLWSAEHRRATLMLWVLWFTVVFSYYGMFLWLPSVMIGKGFALIKSFEYVLWMTLAQLPGYFTAAWLIERVGRKFVLVVYLLGTAASAWAFGNASTEGMLLLFGALLSFFNLGAWGALYAYSPENYPAQIRASGVGTAAAVGRLGGLLGPLAIPYLGAQGWSTGAIFALFAITIAVGAAAVALLGRETKGGLAVA